A part of Natranaerobius trueperi genomic DNA contains:
- a CDS encoding ketopantoate reductase family protein: protein MKITVIGAGAMGCVFGGHLQEGGNVVTMIDIWEEHVKALNEKGLSLKGASGDRVIPISAQTDTTGMSEQDLVIVLVKASVTQKALESAKNIIGPETIVLTVQNGIGNAENIAEVIDVEKIIVGTTANASELTKPGEVIHHGQGETVIGKYEGKLTDRDKKIAEEFKNCKLEAKAVDNIMSIVWSKLILNTAVNGLSGVLQVPLGKLYEWPETREFMRDIITETEKVANAKGIEILHDDPYEKVFTICRDKAPGHYASMAQDVYWQRKTEIDVINGTIVEEGKANGIETPANTAIVRMVKGVEKGYLKGKKSDY, encoded by the coding sequence ATGAAAATTACAGTTATAGGTGCTGGAGCCATGGGTTGTGTATTTGGAGGGCATCTACAAGAAGGTGGTAATGTAGTAACAATGATAGATATCTGGGAAGAACATGTTAAGGCCCTTAACGAGAAGGGCTTGAGTTTGAAGGGAGCTAGTGGCGATCGAGTCATACCTATTAGTGCCCAAACAGATACTACCGGCATGTCTGAGCAAGATTTGGTTATAGTTCTTGTAAAAGCATCAGTTACTCAGAAAGCTTTAGAGTCAGCAAAAAATATTATAGGTCCTGAAACAATTGTATTGACAGTACAGAACGGAATAGGTAACGCAGAAAACATTGCTGAAGTTATAGACGTGGAAAAAATTATAGTTGGCACAACAGCAAATGCTTCCGAGCTAACAAAACCTGGTGAGGTAATTCACCATGGTCAAGGAGAAACAGTTATCGGTAAATATGAAGGAAAATTGACTGATAGAGATAAAAAAATAGCAGAAGAGTTCAAGAATTGTAAACTTGAGGCTAAAGCTGTTGACAATATTATGAGTATTGTATGGAGTAAGCTTATCCTAAATACAGCGGTAAATGGGCTCTCTGGTGTATTACAAGTCCCATTAGGAAAGCTTTACGAATGGCCAGAGACAAGAGAATTCATGAGGGATATAATAACTGAAACAGAAAAAGTGGCTAATGCAAAGGGAATTGAAATTCTACATGATGATCCATATGAAAAAGTATTTACTATTTGCAGAGATAAGGCCCCTGGACATTATGCTAGTATGGCTCAAGATGTTTATTGGCAACGAAAAACTGAGATAGATGTAATAAATGGCACAATTGTGGAAGAAGGTAAAGCAAATGGAATAGAAACTCCCGCAAACACTGCCATAGTAAGAATGGTTAAAGGTGTTGAGAAAGGTTATCTAAAAGGAAAAAAGTCTGATTATTAA